The following coding sequences are from one uncultured Desulfobacter sp. window:
- a CDS encoding PfaD family polyunsaturated fatty acid/polyketide biosynthesis protein — protein sequence MTSQLDLVRAIHDISRPQLLVKNFDGVHVSRPSQSNMASLSDQIYVPAIRPESLGDSEFKRRHGLKYAYVAGAMANGIASTALVKTMGENGMVGFFGAGGLSLAQIEAAIVELKASLGDKPFGFNLIHSLADPDHEMATVKLYLDHGVTLISAAAFLRITLPLVYYRVKGIHQDSQGNIVTPNRIIAKVSRIEVARQFFAPPPEKLLEQLVERQMLTADEARLAHQIPMAQDLTAEADSGGHTDNRPALALLPTFIALKNEAMATHNFESPLCVGLGGGIATPESASAAFSMGAAYILTGSINQACVEAGICEDVKKLLSQAEQADVAMAPSADMFEIGARVQVLKRGTLFPVRAEKLYQFYKNYNCFEDLPPAAQKEIEDKFLLTTFDAAWQSTRNFFLSRGAQQEVTRAEQDPSHKMALVFRSYLGQSSRWAIQGDTQRKMDYQVWCGPAMGAFNQWVKGSFLEPHTNRFAAQIAMNLLTGACVVTRTAFARAQGLEMPPGAGLFSPMPMDEISELIAS from the coding sequence ATGACATCGCAACTTGATTTAGTTAGGGCCATTCATGATATCAGCCGCCCGCAACTGCTTGTAAAAAATTTTGACGGGGTACATGTGAGCCGTCCGTCACAAAGTAATATGGCCTCGCTGTCAGACCAGATCTATGTGCCGGCCATACGTCCGGAAAGTCTTGGGGATTCGGAATTTAAGCGCCGCCATGGGTTAAAATATGCCTATGTGGCCGGTGCCATGGCCAACGGCATCGCGTCCACTGCACTGGTTAAGACCATGGGCGAAAACGGGATGGTCGGTTTTTTTGGTGCCGGAGGGTTAAGCCTTGCACAGATTGAAGCGGCCATTGTTGAACTCAAGGCAAGTCTCGGGGACAAACCCTTTGGATTCAATCTGATTCACAGTCTGGCAGACCCGGACCATGAAATGGCAACGGTCAAACTATATCTTGACCATGGGGTCACCCTGATATCTGCAGCGGCATTTTTGCGCATCACCCTGCCTTTGGTCTATTATCGTGTCAAAGGTATCCACCAAGACAGCCAGGGCAACATTGTCACCCCCAATCGAATTATTGCCAAAGTCTCCCGCATTGAGGTGGCCCGGCAGTTTTTCGCCCCACCACCGGAAAAATTGCTCGAGCAGCTGGTTGAGCGACAGATGCTCACGGCGGATGAAGCCAGGCTTGCCCATCAGATTCCCATGGCCCAGGACCTTACCGCCGAAGCTGATTCCGGCGGGCACACGGATAACCGCCCTGCCCTGGCGCTGTTACCGACCTTCATTGCCTTAAAGAATGAAGCCATGGCAACCCATAATTTTGAAAGCCCTTTATGCGTGGGACTTGGCGGCGGCATTGCCACGCCTGAATCGGCGTCGGCTGCGTTCAGCATGGGGGCTGCATACATCCTTACCGGCTCCATTAACCAGGCATGTGTGGAAGCCGGTATCTGCGAGGATGTAAAAAAACTGCTCAGCCAGGCCGAACAAGCGGATGTCGCCATGGCACCATCGGCGGACATGTTTGAAATCGGGGCGCGGGTCCAGGTGCTCAAACGCGGCACCCTGTTTCCTGTAAGGGCCGAAAAGCTGTATCAGTTTTATAAAAATTACAATTGTTTCGAAGACCTTCCCCCTGCGGCCCAAAAGGAGATTGAAGATAAATTCTTATTAACGACCTTTGACGCCGCATGGCAGTCCACCCGGAATTTTTTCCTCTCCCGGGGAGCTCAGCAGGAAGTAACCCGCGCAGAGCAGGACCCTTCCCACAAAATGGCCCTGGTGTTCAGATCCTATCTCGGGCAGTCTTCCCGATGGGCAATCCAGGGGGATACCCAGCGTAAAATGGACTACCAGGTCTGGTGCGGTCCTGCCATGGGCGCCTTCAACCAATGGGTCAAAGGCAGCTTTCTTGAACCCCACACCAACCGCTTTGCCGCACAGATCGCCATGAATCTGCTCACCGGCGCCTGTGTGGTCACCCGAACCGCATTTGCAAGGGCCCAGGGGCTTGAAATGCCGCCTGGCGCAGGCCTTTTTTCTCCCATGCCCATGGATGAAATTTCAGAGCTGATCGCGTCATAA
- a CDS encoding SulP family inorganic anion transporter, whose product MNNVFRKVAPVRPIPAGIQLFPFLAWLSRINRASLRADLLAGLTGAFIVLPQGVSFAMIAGLPAQYGLYSAIVPPIIAALFGSSRHLVSGPTTAISIIIFSTLSPLAEPGSADYIRLALTLTFMAGLFQLIFGLVRLGTLVNFVSHSVVVGFSAGAALLIATSQLKHALGVPVPSGSSFLTTWAFLIKSHGQINYYELCIALICLGCAIAIKVWKPRWPGLLLALIAGALLSLALDGQAHGVRFLGELNGQLPPISAPDFTLDTLRLMAPGALAVAFLGLIEALSIARSIAVQSGQHIDGNQEFIGQGLSNIGGSFFSGYASSGSFTRSGVNYDAGAVSPLASIFSALFLAVIVLLVAPLTAYLPLSAMGGVILFVAFKLIDVHHIKEIRRSSRPDTLVLLATFIATLFFAIEFAIYSGILLSMAIYLTRTSHPHVTALMPDPSNDRRTLTNAREISSPPCPQLTMVQIHGSLFFGAANHVAQALEEIDTHNPKHLLIVGYAINFIDVSGAMVLAKEALRRRKSGKSLYLCRVNRDVEHFLIHGEFMDQIGNSHMFKQENQAISTIYKRLDPTICHACNVRIFRECPTDPTI is encoded by the coding sequence ATGAACAATGTTTTCAGAAAAGTCGCACCTGTTCGTCCAATACCCGCCGGGATACAACTCTTCCCGTTTCTGGCATGGCTGAGCCGAATCAATCGGGCATCGTTGCGTGCAGATTTACTGGCAGGGCTCACCGGGGCCTTTATTGTCTTACCCCAGGGTGTCTCCTTTGCCATGATTGCCGGACTTCCGGCCCAGTACGGGCTGTATTCCGCCATTGTTCCGCCCATAATCGCGGCCCTGTTCGGTTCCTCCAGACATCTGGTCTCCGGCCCCACCACGGCGATCTCCATTATTATTTTTTCCACCTTGAGTCCCTTGGCTGAACCCGGCTCCGCTGATTACATCCGCTTGGCACTGACCCTGACCTTTATGGCCGGCCTTTTCCAGCTGATTTTTGGCCTGGTCCGTCTGGGCACCCTGGTCAATTTTGTCTCCCACTCGGTTGTTGTGGGGTTTTCCGCCGGGGCCGCCCTGCTCATTGCCACCTCCCAGCTCAAACATGCGCTGGGGGTTCCGGTGCCCAGCGGATCTTCGTTTTTAACCACCTGGGCGTTTCTGATCAAGTCACATGGCCAGATCAACTACTATGAATTGTGTATCGCCTTGATTTGCCTTGGCTGCGCCATCGCCATCAAAGTCTGGAAACCCCGTTGGCCTGGACTGCTTTTGGCCTTGATTGCAGGTGCCCTGCTCAGCCTCGCCCTAGACGGCCAGGCCCATGGGGTCAGGTTTCTAGGCGAACTGAACGGTCAACTGCCGCCGATTTCAGCTCCTGATTTTACCCTGGACACCTTGAGACTCATGGCACCCGGCGCCCTGGCCGTAGCGTTCCTGGGGCTGATTGAGGCATTGTCCATTGCAAGGTCCATTGCCGTTCAATCCGGCCAGCACATCGACGGTAACCAGGAGTTTATCGGTCAGGGATTGTCGAACATTGGCGGCAGCTTTTTTTCAGGGTACGCAAGTTCCGGCTCATTTACCCGGTCCGGGGTGAACTATGATGCCGGTGCAGTCTCGCCCCTGGCCTCTATTTTTTCAGCCCTGTTCCTGGCTGTTATTGTCTTGCTGGTGGCCCCGCTGACTGCCTATCTGCCGTTATCAGCCATGGGTGGCGTTATTTTATTTGTTGCCTTTAAACTCATTGATGTCCACCATATCAAAGAGATCCGCAGAAGCAGTCGGCCGGACACCCTGGTGCTTCTGGCCACCTTTATCGCCACCCTGTTTTTTGCCATTGAGTTTGCGATCTATTCAGGCATCCTTTTGTCCATGGCCATCTACCTGACGCGCACCTCCCATCCCCATGTCACGGCACTGATGCCAGACCCCTCGAACGACCGCAGAACATTGACCAATGCCCGGGAAATCAGCAGCCCTCCTTGCCCCCAGCTGACAATGGTCCAAATCCATGGTTCGCTTTTTTTCGGGGCCGCCAACCATGTGGCACAGGCCCTGGAAGAAATTGATACACACAACCCCAAACACCTGCTGATTGTGGGATACGCGATAAATTTCATTGATGTATCCGGGGCCATGGTATTGGCCAAAGAAGCCCTGCGCAGGCGAAAATCAGGCAAAAGCCTCTATCTTTGCCGGGTCAACCGGGATGTAGAGCATTTTTTAATTCACGGCGAATTTATGGATCAAATCGGAAATTCCCACATGTTCAAACAGGAAAACCAGGCCATCAGCACCATCTACAAAAGGCTGGACCCAACCATATGTCATGCCTGCAACGTCCGCATTTTTCGCGAATGCCCCACAGATCCCACAATCTGA
- a CDS encoding 4Fe-4S binding protein, which yields MFNFTPSILKNVASRPATRKYPFAKRELPEGVRGELYNDIDACIFCGMCSRKCPALCITVDKKAGTWTCDPFKCVYCGICADTCPTHCLHFHKAHRPPATERQMISMQGVPKAKKKSKTD from the coding sequence ATGTTTAATTTTACACCCAGCATACTTAAAAATGTTGCCTCACGCCCCGCTACCCGGAAATACCCGTTTGCAAAACGCGAGCTGCCCGAAGGCGTGCGCGGAGAACTCTATAACGACATTGATGCATGTATTTTCTGCGGCATGTGTTCACGCAAATGCCCTGCCCTTTGCATCACTGTGGACAAAAAGGCTGGCACATGGACCTGTGATCCGTTCAAGTGCGTCTACTGCGGCATCTGTGCCGACACCTGCCCGACCCACTGCCTGCATTTCCATAAAGCCCACAGGCCCCCGGCAACTGAACGGCAGATGATTTCCATGCAGGGCGTGCCTAAAGCTAAAAAAAAATCTAAAACCGATTAA
- a CDS encoding nickel-dependent hydrogenase large subunit has product MSNKTVIPFGPQHPVLPEPIHLKLVVEDEIVKEAVPALGYVHRGLEMLASKRDFNQMINVCERVCGICSMIHGTCFSQSIEEIMGVEVPARAEYLRVIWSELHRIHSHLLWLGLYADAFGFEALFMQFWKIRERIMDINEATAGNRVIVSVNVVGGVRKDLSPEQLDWILKELIIVEKEFKKLESTLLNDYTVKARTVGVGVMTYDEAYDLGAAGPTLRGSGVAQDMRLTGYGAYKHLDFEAVTHKDGDCYARSWVRFHEVYQSIDLLRQAIAALPAGDLAVKVKGNPEGETVVRVEQPRGECLYYVKGNGTKLLDRVRIRTPTFANIPCLLNMLPGCELADVPVLVLSIDPCVSCTER; this is encoded by the coding sequence ATGTCCAATAAAACCGTTATTCCCTTTGGGCCCCAGCACCCGGTATTGCCCGAACCCATCCACCTGAAACTTGTGGTGGAAGACGAGATTGTTAAAGAAGCCGTTCCGGCCCTGGGTTATGTACACCGGGGTTTAGAAATGCTTGCCAGCAAACGTGACTTTAATCAGATGATCAACGTATGCGAACGCGTGTGCGGCATCTGTTCGATGATTCACGGCACCTGTTTTTCCCAGTCCATTGAAGAGATTATGGGCGTAGAGGTGCCGGCGCGTGCCGAGTACTTGCGCGTGATCTGGTCCGAGCTGCACCGCATCCACAGCCATCTGTTATGGCTTGGGCTCTATGCCGATGCTTTCGGCTTTGAAGCTCTGTTCATGCAGTTCTGGAAGATACGTGAACGTATCATGGACATCAATGAGGCCACGGCCGGAAACCGGGTCATTGTCTCGGTAAACGTTGTCGGCGGAGTTCGCAAAGACCTCTCCCCGGAACAGCTGGACTGGATTCTCAAAGAACTGATCATCGTTGAAAAAGAGTTTAAAAAGCTGGAGAGCACCCTGCTCAACGATTATACGGTAAAGGCTCGAACCGTGGGCGTCGGCGTTATGACCTATGATGAGGCCTATGATCTGGGGGCGGCCGGCCCTACCCTTCGCGGTTCCGGGGTCGCACAGGATATGCGCCTGACCGGGTACGGTGCGTATAAACACCTGGATTTTGAGGCGGTCACCCACAAGGATGGCGACTGTTATGCCAGAAGCTGGGTCCGGTTTCATGAGGTGTACCAGTCCATCGATCTGTTGCGCCAGGCCATTGCGGCGTTACCGGCCGGCGACCTTGCCGTCAAGGTCAAAGGCAATCCCGAAGGCGAGACGGTGGTGCGTGTGGAACAACCCCGGGGCGAGTGTCTATATTATGTAAAGGGCAACGGCACCAAGCTGCTGGATCGTGTGCGAATCCGCACCCCAACCTTTGCCAATATCCCCTGTCTTTTGAACATGCTGCCCGGATGTGAGCTGGCCGACGTACCGGTTCTTGTCTTATCCATTGATCCGTGCGTCAGCTGTACGGAGCGTTAA
- a CDS encoding NADH-quinone oxidoreductase subunit C: MISNETPITLDNLVAQVGAKKQAGYRFVTLSTVALEDGTTDILYHFDKEMELSHFRLNVPADTTIPSVSGVYFSAFLAENEVKDLAGLEFDGLVVDYHRTLYLDPSVETIPLANNLKIKDKKEEKE; this comes from the coding sequence ATGATTTCAAATGAAACACCCATCACCTTGGACAACCTGGTTGCCCAAGTCGGGGCAAAAAAACAGGCGGGTTACCGGTTTGTGACCCTGTCCACCGTCGCACTTGAAGACGGCACCACAGACATCCTCTACCATTTTGATAAAGAGATGGAACTGTCACACTTTCGTTTAAACGTGCCTGCAGACACGACAATTCCCAGCGTATCCGGGGTTTATTTCAGTGCCTTTCTGGCTGAAAACGAGGTTAAAGATCTGGCAGGTCTCGAATTTGACGGCCTGGTCGTGGATTACCACCGGACGTTGTACCTTGATCCCAGCGTTGAAACCATTCCGCTGGCCAACAATCTTAAAATCAAGGACAAAAAAGAGGAGAAGGAGTAG
- a CDS encoding NADH-quinone oxidoreductase subunit B family protein — protein sequence MLKNFLKNSQIKSPWIIHFDCGSCNGCDIETLACLTPLYDVERFGIINVGNPKHADILLVTGTVNYRNKAVLQNLYDQMPEPKAVVAIGACGLSGGVFHDSYNVIGGVDKIIPVDVYVPGCPAKPEAIIDGVVQALEKFKQKQAGEPQSPESAEA from the coding sequence ATGCTGAAAAATTTTTTAAAAAATTCACAAATAAAGTCACCATGGATCATTCATTTTGACTGTGGAAGCTGTAACGGCTGTGATATCGAAACCCTGGCGTGCCTGACACCCCTTTACGATGTGGAACGGTTCGGCATTATCAATGTGGGTAACCCCAAACATGCCGATATCCTGCTTGTTACCGGAACCGTCAATTACCGCAACAAGGCGGTGCTCCAAAACCTCTATGATCAGATGCCCGAGCCCAAAGCCGTTGTGGCCATCGGGGCCTGCGGGCTGTCCGGCGGCGTTTTCCATGACAGCTACAACGTGATCGGCGGCGTGGACAAAATCATCCCGGTGGATGTCTATGTTCCCGGGTGCCCGGCAAAACCCGAAGCCATTATCGACGGCGTGGTCCAGGCCCTGGAGAAATTTAAACAAAAACAAGCGGGCGAACCCCAATCCCCGGAATCAGCCGAAGCTTAA
- a CDS encoding complex I subunit 1 family protein — protein sequence MESIFFAVSALILAPLAGGLLSGIDRRITARMQSRLGPPILQAFYDVGKLFGKERLLVNRWQIVCCWVYFVAAALSVALFFAQADLLIIFFVQAAGAMFLVMGALSTRSPYSQVGAQRELIQILTYEPLLILVFVGIYLEVGSFNVGEIMAYNTPLIQKLPLMFIVLSYALTIKLRKSPFDFSTSHHAHQELVKGVLTEYSGPVLAVIEMAHWYETVLILSVCALFWTTSWFWMIALLVATYLVEIIIDNTMARMTWRWMLKYVWSIGLVLTFINFIWLHVR from the coding sequence ATGGAATCGATATTTTTCGCTGTTTCGGCATTGATCCTGGCCCCTTTGGCAGGCGGCCTGTTATCGGGTATTGACCGACGCATTACGGCACGGATGCAGTCCCGCCTGGGACCGCCAATCCTCCAGGCCTTTTACGATGTGGGTAAATTATTTGGAAAAGAACGGCTGCTGGTAAACCGCTGGCAGATTGTATGCTGCTGGGTCTATTTTGTCGCCGCAGCCCTTTCCGTGGCCCTGTTTTTCGCCCAGGCGGATCTGTTGATTATCTTCTTTGTCCAGGCGGCAGGTGCTATGTTTCTGGTCATGGGAGCGCTGTCCACCAGAAGTCCGTACAGCCAGGTCGGGGCCCAGCGCGAGCTGATCCAGATCCTGACCTACGAGCCATTGCTGATTCTGGTATTTGTGGGCATATATCTTGAGGTGGGCAGTTTCAATGTGGGTGAGATCATGGCCTATAACACGCCGTTGATCCAAAAATTGCCGCTGATGTTCATTGTTCTCAGCTACGCCTTGACCATTAAGCTGCGCAAATCCCCCTTTGATTTTTCAACCTCCCACCACGCACACCAGGAACTGGTAAAAGGGGTACTTACCGAATACTCAGGGCCGGTGCTTGCGGTCATTGAGATGGCGCACTGGTACGAAACCGTTCTGATCCTTTCGGTGTGCGCATTGTTCTGGACCACCAGCTGGTTCTGGATGATCGCGCTGCTGGTTGCCACCTATCTTGTGGAAATCATCATTGACAACACCATGGCGAGAATGACCTGGCGCTGGATGCTTAAATATGTCTGGAGCATCGGCCTGGTTCTGACGTTTATCAATTTTATCTGGTTGCACGTGAGGTAG
- a CDS encoding proton-conducting transporter membrane subunit → MSNIVFLLIVLPIIAAMICFLIRVGLVRAITVTATGAVLSVTSLVLLGHGDFTCHVAGGWETLVTVLDFALLALVLFFGFKLNNRIIKFLTIFQLLLLAFFELFILEHGSHIPALRGDSLALIMVVIVSIIGSLICIFGLPYMKNHEEHLKLEKSRQPIFFLLLLLFLGAMNGLVLSNNILWLYFFFEVTTLCSFALIGHDGTKEAVENSTRALWINSMGGAMLLTAIVIIYMTAGTLDISILLTRGQVSGMLLAAVGLICLAGFVKAAQLPCQSWLLGAMVAPTPVSALLHSSTMVKAGVYMVLRFCPMFEGTFLSHGIALCGSFTFLVCAALAIGQSNGKKILAYSTVSNLGLIIACAGINTPLAVIAAVMLIIFHAISKSLLFLCVGTIEQAIGSRDIEDMRGLYRTMPRTAVLTIIGILSMLLPPFGVLLCKWMVLEAASDHIFAIVMMALGSALTFVYWARWAGLLMGGHNISATPEKQPFFTRVPLVTLCIAALLFAFATPWLYTQAFVPMFGSYYASDLTGIIKGATGGFAIYPFIVLIGLSTIFAIYRALRVDVKQAHPYLGGAHTGDIEDGAYLGPMETVVPYKASNFYLAEFFGEHKLTFWVNIIAGALILLMIGGVL, encoded by the coding sequence ATGTCCAACATTGTGTTTTTGCTGATCGTGCTGCCGATCATTGCAGCCATGATCTGTTTTTTGATCCGGGTGGGCCTGGTCAGGGCCATCACGGTAACCGCAACCGGGGCTGTTTTATCGGTCACGTCCCTGGTGCTTCTGGGCCACGGCGATTTTACGTGCCATGTGGCCGGGGGATGGGAAACGCTGGTGACGGTTCTGGATTTTGCGTTGCTGGCCCTGGTGTTGTTTTTCGGGTTCAAGCTCAACAACCGGATCATCAAATTCCTGACGATTTTTCAGCTGCTGCTGCTTGCCTTCTTTGAGCTGTTCATACTTGAGCACGGCTCACATATCCCGGCTCTGCGCGGGGACAGCCTGGCGCTGATCATGGTTGTGATCGTCTCCATCATCGGTTCCTTGATCTGTATTTTCGGGTTACCCTACATGAAAAATCATGAGGAACACCTGAAACTTGAAAAAAGCAGACAACCGATCTTTTTTCTGCTTCTGCTCTTGTTTCTTGGGGCCATGAACGGCCTGGTCCTGTCCAACAACATCCTTTGGCTCTATTTCTTCTTTGAAGTTACCACCTTATGCTCCTTTGCACTCATCGGGCATGACGGCACCAAAGAGGCTGTGGAAAATTCCACCCGGGCCCTGTGGATAAACTCCATGGGCGGCGCAATGCTGCTGACGGCCATCGTCATCATATATATGACCGCCGGCACCCTGGACATCTCGATTCTTTTAACCCGTGGACAGGTATCCGGCATGCTGCTTGCCGCCGTGGGGTTAATCTGTCTGGCCGGATTCGTTAAAGCGGCCCAACTGCCCTGCCAGAGCTGGCTTCTGGGTGCCATGGTGGCGCCGACGCCCGTTTCGGCGCTGCTGCACTCATCCACCATGGTCAAAGCCGGCGTATACATGGTTCTACGGTTTTGCCCCATGTTTGAAGGCACCTTTTTGAGCCACGGCATCGCCCTGTGCGGGTCGTTTACCTTCCTGGTATGTGCGGCTCTTGCCATCGGCCAGAGCAACGGCAAAAAAATCCTGGCCTACTCCACGGTGAGCAACCTTGGGCTCATCATCGCCTGCGCGGGTATCAACACCCCCCTTGCAGTGATTGCAGCGGTGATGCTGATTATCTTTCACGCCATTTCAAAATCCTTGTTGTTTTTGTGTGTGGGAACCATCGAGCAGGCCATCGGCTCACGGGATATCGAAGATATGCGCGGGCTGTACAGAACCATGCCCCGTACGGCTGTGCTAACCATCATCGGTATATTGTCCATGCTTTTGCCGCCCTTTGGTGTGCTGCTCTGCAAGTGGATGGTCCTGGAAGCTGCGTCCGACCATATTTTCGCTATTGTCATGATGGCACTGGGCAGCGCATTGACCTTTGTTTACTGGGCCCGCTGGGCAGGATTGCTCATGGGTGGGCACAATATTTCAGCAACCCCTGAAAAACAGCCGTTTTTCACCCGGGTGCCGCTGGTGACCCTGTGCATCGCAGCACTTTTGTTTGCCTTTGCCACGCCCTGGCTTTACACCCAGGCGTTTGTTCCCATGTTTGGATCTTACTATGCGAGTGACCTGACTGGAATTATTAAAGGGGCCACCGGCGGGTTTGCCATCTATCCCTTTATCGTTCTCATCGGTCTTTCAACGATTTTTGCCATATACCGCGCCCTTCGCGTGGATGTAAAACAGGCGCACCCCTACCTTGGCGGCGCCCATACCGGAGATATTGAAGATGGAGCCTATCTTGGACCCATGGAGACCGTTGTCCCCTACAAGGCAAGCAACTTCTACCTGGCCGAATTTTTCGGTGAGCACAAGCTTACCTTTTGGGTCAACATTATTGCCGGGGCACTGATTCTGCTGATGATTGGAGGTGTGTTGTAA
- a CDS encoding thioredoxin family protein: MRKENILVGILVVLVLGGIYFYNRPASNSDARVTQANLTSSGGEDQTLQNASTTRPDSILWKDYTPGMAQAEKEGKSIFLYFHADWCGYCRKLKNETFRDDRIKAYLNDNFVSISVDTDKRQKLAQQWGVRGLPTLWFLEQDGTKVNSLPGFVDADQLYSILQYIHTQSYKNMTYQEYVQQKKS; this comes from the coding sequence ATGAGAAAAGAGAATATATTGGTGGGAATATTGGTGGTGCTTGTGTTGGGCGGCATCTATTTTTATAACCGGCCTGCATCGAATTCGGATGCCCGTGTGACGCAGGCAAACCTGACCTCTTCCGGCGGTGAAGATCAAACCCTGCAGAATGCATCAACGACCAGGCCTGACAGTATTTTATGGAAAGATTACACCCCGGGCATGGCCCAGGCCGAAAAAGAAGGCAAAAGCATTTTTCTTTATTTCCATGCGGACTGGTGCGGATACTGCCGTAAGTTAAAAAACGAAACATTCAGGGATGATCGGATCAAAGCCTATTTGAACGATAATTTTGTCAGCATCAGCGTGGATACGGATAAACGCCAAAAACTGGCTCAACAATGGGGGGTTCGGGGGCTGCCAACTTTGTGGTTCCTGGAACAGGACGGCACAAAAGTGAATAGCCTGCCCGGTTTTGTGGATGCCGATCAATTGTATTCGATTTTACAGTATATTCACACCCAAAGTTACAAGAACATGACGTATCAGGAATACGTCCAGCAAAAAAAGTCCTGA
- the mtnP gene encoding S-methyl-5'-thioadenosine phosphorylase produces MVRVGIIGGSGLDDPDIIENCKRVEVDTPYGPPSSDIMTGVINDTQVLVLARHGRRHQYSPTQVNNRANIDALKQAGATHIIATTACGSLQAEIDRGHFVILDQFIDFTRFRKNTFADSFEQGAVHTAMAYPFDPFLCNLLYKSATDLGLNAHETGCVVTIEGPRFSTVAESRMFRLWGADVINMSTAPEVMLANEAGIPYAAVAMATDYDCWKQDESPVTWDEILSVFKKNADNVKQLFITAVSQITAMN; encoded by the coding sequence ATGGTACGGGTCGGTATTATCGGCGGGTCAGGACTTGATGATCCTGATATTATAGAAAATTGTAAAAGAGTGGAGGTGGACACGCCCTATGGTCCGCCATCTTCGGATATCATGACGGGTGTGATCAATGACACCCAGGTATTGGTTCTGGCCAGGCATGGCCGCAGGCACCAGTACAGCCCAACCCAGGTGAACAACCGGGCAAATATAGATGCCCTCAAGCAGGCCGGTGCCACACACATTATTGCCACAACCGCCTGCGGCAGCTTGCAAGCGGAAATCGACCGGGGCCATTTTGTGATTCTGGATCAATTTATCGATTTTACACGGTTTCGCAAAAATACCTTTGCCGACTCTTTTGAACAGGGCGCGGTGCATACGGCCATGGCCTATCCCTTTGATCCTTTCCTGTGCAATCTGCTCTACAAATCTGCAACGGATCTGGGATTGAACGCCCATGAGACAGGGTGTGTGGTGACCATCGAAGGCCCAAGATTTTCGACAGTGGCGGAATCCAGGATGTTCAGGCTCTGGGGGGCCGATGTCATCAACATGTCCACGGCACCCGAGGTCATGCTGGCCAATGAGGCGGGTATTCCCTATGCCGCCGTGGCCATGGCCACGGATTATGACTGCTGGAAACAGGATGAATCCCCGGTCACCTGGGATGAGATTTTATCGGTTTTCAAAAAAAATGCCGATAATGTCAAACAATTGTTCATCACGGCGGTGTCACAGATAACGGCCATGAATTGA
- a CDS encoding adenine phosphoribosyltransferase yields MDLKQNIRSIPDWPIEGVVFRDLTTLMQDPKAFRHSCDILYDRYKDKNLDKMVGIDARGFVFGAVVAYRLGIGFVPVRKKGKLPHKTIEQSYSLEYGEGVLEMHQDAVSPGEKVVIVDDLIATGGTVGATVKLVKQLGADLLECAFVVELPDLKGRAQIPDCPVFSITEFEGE; encoded by the coding sequence ATGGACTTAAAGCAGAACATCAGAAGTATTCCGGATTGGCCCATCGAAGGGGTGGTTTTCAGGGATTTGACCACCTTGATGCAGGACCCCAAAGCATTCAGACACTCCTGCGACATCCTCTATGACCGTTACAAGGACAAAAATCTTGACAAGATGGTGGGCATTGATGCGCGAGGCTTTGTGTTTGGTGCTGTGGTGGCCTATCGACTGGGTATTGGTTTTGTCCCGGTGCGTAAAAAAGGGAAATTGCCCCACAAGACCATTGAGCAGAGCTACAGCCTTGAATACGGGGAGGGTGTCCTCGAGATGCACCAGGATGCCGTCAGCCCCGGAGAAAAAGTTGTCATTGTGGACGATCTCATTGCCACCGGCGGCACTGTGGGCGCCACGGTCAAACTGGTAAAGCAGCTTGGGGCGGATTTGCTTGAATGCGCCTTTGTTGTGGAATTGCCTGACCTTAAGGGGCGGGCTCAGATTCCGGATTGTCCTGTGTTTAGTATCACTGAGTTTGAAGGAGAGTAG